A window from Salmo trutta chromosome 29, fSalTru1.1, whole genome shotgun sequence encodes these proteins:
- the LOC115167436 gene encoding repetitive proline-rich cell wall protein 2-like, which produces MLLNLDAYCELSGQQPPLTNPPTEPPLTNPPTEPPLTNPTTEPPLTNPPTEPPLTNRTPTHQPPNRTPTHQLPNRTPTHQLPNRTPTYQPPNRTPLTNHPTEPPLTNHPTEPPLTNPPTEPPLTNYPTEPPLSNHPTKPPLTNYPTEPPLTNPPTEPPLTNPPTELPLTNRTPTYQQNPHSPTLQQNPHSPTEPPLTNLPTEAPLTNPPTEPPLTNHPTEPLLTNHPTEPHSPIPRHREKAVSLKACMLDFEAV; this is translated from the coding sequence ATGCTCCTCAACCTTGATGCTTACTGTGAGCTAAGTGGACAACAACCCCCACTCACCAACCCCCCAACAGAACCCCCACTAACCAACCCCCCAACAGAACCCCCACTCACCAACCCCACAACAGAACCCCCACTCACCAACCCCCCAACAGAACCCCCACTCACCAACAGAACCCCCACTCACCAACCACCCAACAGAACCCCCACTCACCAACTACCCAACAGAACCCCCACTCACCAACTACCCAACAGAACCCCCACTTACCAACCACCCAACAGAACCCCACTGACCAACCACCCAACAGAACCCCCACTCACCAACCACCCAACAGAACCCCCACTCACCAACCCCCCAACAGAACCCCCACTCACCAACTACCCAACAGAACCCCCACTCTCCAACCACCCAACAAAACCCCCACTCACCAACTACCCAACAGAACCCCCACTCACCAACCCCCCAACAGAACCCCCACTCACCAACCCCCCAACAGAACTCCCACTCACCAACAGAACCCCCACTTACCAACAGAACCCCCACTCACCAACCCTCCAACAGAACCCCCACTCACCAACAGAACCCCCACTCACCAATCTCCCAACAGAAGCCCCACTCACCAACCCTCCAACAGAACCCCCACTCACCAACCACCCAACAGAACCCCTACTCACCAACCACCCAACAGAACCCCACTCACCAATCCCCCGACATAGAGAGAAAGCTGTGTCTCTAAAAGCATGCATGTTGGATTTCGAGGCTGTTTGA